CAATCGACCGCCCAGCGTCCTGGGTACTTTGTCACCATAGCCGACGGTCGTGATCGTCACCGCCGCCCACCACATGCCGGCAGCGATACCTCGAACCCAACCTTTGTCGAACTGCTCGCGATTCGCCTTACGCTCGAACAGGTAGATTCCCACCGCGCTGACAAACATTGCCAAAACCAACCCAGCAACAATGCGGATGAACGTCGGTGAGAAGACTGCGTCTAGGATTCCGAACCATCCGGATCTGCGTTGCTTCGCACCGACCGCAATGCCCAAACCCGAGGTGTGAAACGAGTGCGTGAAGTCCATGCGTTTTTCACGTTCATAGTTGACCGTGATCGCAGCGGCGGCCAAGTCGACTTCCGCCGCCTCGACGGCGTCAAGCATCTCGCCAAGCGACAATGGCCGGAAGTCGATTTCAATGGTGTGGCCAGATTCGATTTCCAGTTCGGCTTTGACCTCACGCATCAAATCGACGCTGATGCCGGTCCATTGACCGTCGTCGCTAAGCATCGCAAACGGAGGGACCTCGCGGACAGCGACACGTAGCGTTTCTGGTACTCCCAACCGGACCGGATCATCAGTAGGACCGTTGTCGCGAATGTTATCCTGAGCCAGCCCGATCGCCTGCGCAAAAAGGACTACGCCTAAAAACGTAATACAGACGCTTACGGTGTTCGCCTCGATTGGACTGCCTCGCATCGATTCATTCTCCTAGATAGCGATAGACAAGTTCATCCCATGAATCGCTCTCGCGAAAACGCAGCAACTCTTCGTTGAAGCGTTTCCGCAGCTCGCTATCCCTCGGCAGCGCGATCGCATACTCCTGGACATTGAATAAGACGGGCAAAACGTCGATTCGGTTTGCGAACTCGTCACTTGCCAAATACTTTAACAGCGCGGCGTCATAAACCACGGCATCGGCGTTGCCAGAATCGACCGCACCGATTGCAGCACGAGGTGACTCGTAAGCACGAAAGAAGATGCGACGTTGACGAAGATAATCAGCACTCGTGCTCGCATCGACCGTCGCCACTCGCACATGATGCAGGTCCGTCGACCGATTGATTCCAACATCGAGCTGCCCGACCGTCAGCACAGATGTGATCACGCCCGTCAGAATCGATAGCACGATCAAACTGGCGAACATCGCCAGCGTCGCCAGCAAACGCCCCATCATGCTAACTGGAATGATGCTCTTGTTTCCGAGCAGCAAAATGATCGACCACCAAATGCCCATGCTTAGGCCTTGTCGGCGCTTGCCACCGAACATCGACGTGTTGGACTTGCGTTCGAACACCCAAAACAGAAATCCGCAAACCGCAACGGTCAAAACCATTGCGGCGACAATCTTCAACAAGCGACTTGAGACAATGCGTTTGAGCACGTTCCAAGGGCTCGAATGATCGCGCGTGCTGATCGCGATCCCCAGCCCGGTCGAGTAATGCGGATGGCAAAAATCGACGTGTTCGAGTCGTTCCGACGTGACGCTAATCGCTGCGACGGCAGCATCCAATTGCCCCTCTTCCAATCCCTGCAACATTTCGCCAAGCGTCAGCTCCTGAAACTCGTATTCCAGTTTCAGTTCATGGGCCAAGTGTTCCCAAAGTTCGATGCTGATTCCAGCCCACGAACCGTCAGAGTTCTTGATCGCAAACGGAGGACTTTGCTTGGTGCCAACTCGCAAGACGACAGGTTCGCCAACCTTTTCTGAGACAACGATCGACTCGGTTGCTTCTTGGGCGCCGGCTTCGATGCAACTACCGAACGCTCCGATTAGCAACGTCGCAATTAGCAACGTCGCAATTGGAAGCCAACGCAGCTTGGACAGGATCATTGCAGTCTCTGGCATGGTAGTGAAATCGACGAGCATCTCCAGTCACACGATCGTCCGCGGCGAATGATTGGTCGCCGGAGTGTAACAGAATCTCGCAGTCAATCGAAATCGATGACGATCGCATCATCTAATTCACGGCGAAACGGAAATCGCAACCGTGGATCCGAACACGACCTCCCCTTCGTCTGTTCCTCAACACGCGTGCAGCGAATTGCTACCCGTCGTTTTCCGCTGCAACGCAAACGCGGACACACGGCAACCCATTTCGATAGGAAGTCACGATCACATCCGTACCTGCAACTAGCAAACTTCCATCATCCGAAGTCACCGAAACGAGATTTCCGTCGATGATCGCATCACCGATTGGACGCAGCGGAGAGGATGTTGTGCCAGTCTTGCCGACGAGCTGGTGTTTTGGCACGCCAAACGAAGTCGGTCCATCGTCAACAAGCGGATGAAGAACGATTTGAGGAAAACCGAATGACCATTCACGTACCAAATAGGCGGCAGCCCAAAGCCCAGACACCCCGCCATCTAACTCGCCACCAATGACGAGAGCGAGTGCTAAACCAGCCCCAAGCAGCAACGCAAAAACTCCCCAAACCGCAAAATTGAAGTACCAGCAAAGCAACAGTACGCCAGCCATCAACGCCAACACTCGGCGGCGAGCAGACGGAAGCCGAGCGGCGACGTCCAGATTGGTTTCAAGGTCGCTGCGGGAAGCCCAACGATTGAAATGCCAAATGAACAACGCCAGCGCAACGGCGACCAAAGGTAAATCAACGAACGGTGCAAATGCGAATCGGTTCATTGCGTCATCTGCTGTCGGTGAGTTGTTTCGTGATAGTCACGACGCAAACGCAAGGTTTCGGCTTCCGAAACCGGCATGAAACGGCGACAAACGACAAGATGCCCGTCCCGAAACAGCAACGCTAACATTGCCAATAGCCCAACCGCCGTCACGACGAGAGATAGCGCAATAACACTCGCAGGTCCGGCCGAAGCCCACAGCA
The DNA window shown above is from Rubripirellula reticaptiva and carries:
- a CDS encoding transporter substrate-binding domain-containing protein — protein: MRGSPIEANTVSVCITFLGVVLFAQAIGLAQDNIRDNGPTDDPVRLGVPETLRVAVREVPPFAMLSDDGQWTGISVDLMREVKAELEIESGHTIEIDFRPLSLGEMLDAVEAAEVDLAAAAITVNYEREKRMDFTHSFHTSGLGIAVGAKQRRSGWFGILDAVFSPTFIRIVAGLVLAMFVSAVGIYLFERKANREQFDKGWVRGIAAGMWWAAVTITTVGYGDKVPRTLGGRLIGLIWMFAGLFIIAGFTAAVTSALTLTELRSRISGPADLSRVKVATVNGSTSADYLRSRHILFAGFPNVDSALTSLVANQCDAVVYDAPILQHETYRKWSGDAYVLPTTFERQSYAFALPSDSPLREPINQVLLRQTSSPKWNDVLATYFGESQQ
- a CDS encoding NfeD family protein; its protein translation is MNRFAFAPFVDLPLVAVALALFIWHFNRWASRSDLETNLDVAARLPSARRRVLALMAGVLLLCWYFNFAVWGVFALLLGAGLALALVIGGELDGGVSGLWAAAYLVREWSFGFPQIVLHPLVDDGPTSFGVPKHQLVGKTGTTSSPLRPIGDAIIDGNLVSVTSDDGSLLVAGTDVIVTSYRNGLPCVRVCVAAENDG
- a CDS encoding transporter substrate-binding domain-containing protein: MPETAMILSKLRWLPIATLLIATLLIGAFGSCIEAGAQEATESIVVSEKVGEPVVLRVGTKQSPPFAIKNSDGSWAGISIELWEHLAHELKLEYEFQELTLGEMLQGLEEGQLDAAVAAISVTSERLEHVDFCHPHYSTGLGIAISTRDHSSPWNVLKRIVSSRLLKIVAAMVLTVAVCGFLFWVFERKSNTSMFGGKRRQGLSMGIWWSIILLLGNKSIIPVSMMGRLLATLAMFASLIVLSILTGVITSVLTVGQLDVGINRSTDLHHVRVATVDASTSADYLRQRRIFFRAYESPRAAIGAVDSGNADAVVYDAALLKYLASDEFANRIDVLPVLFNVQEYAIALPRDSELRKRFNEELLRFRESDSWDELVYRYLGE